In Sesamum indicum cultivar Zhongzhi No. 13 linkage group LG1, S_indicum_v1.0, whole genome shotgun sequence, the sequence caagtatatttaaatttcacatTAGCTTATTTAGTGTTGCTTGAACCGTAGAAAACTGTACCACAATTTAACTATTCTTACTGAGCCTCTCTCTGAAAACAAATAAGAACTGGGACACTAGTTTTTCTGAGGTGAAGACTGAAGACAGTGCTTGGGGACAGTGTCAACATTGAATGATGACTAGAGACTTTTGACATGTAAATTCTCTTATACCCATCAGGATACAAGCTTGGATTATATGAATTACTATGCCATTTTGCTGTATCAGATATCATCGATCATATTGTATTATTATGCTGGTTTCTCTCATAGAAGAccatttgattatatttgctTTAGAGTTGCATATTTGGTGAAAAGACAATGTTTATGACCGTTCTTATTTCATGTGATTGAGCAGTGGTCGTCTCCCACCGTCCCCCCAGGAGTATCCCATTTTAGGTCTTAACCTCCTGAGGCTCCTAGTGCAAAACAGAATTGCTGAATTCCACACTGAGTTGGAGTTACTTTCTCCTAGTGCTTTGGATAATCCTTGTATCAAGCATGCAGTTGAACTGGAGCAATCCTTCATGGAAGGAGCTTATAACCGCGTGTTGAGTGCTAGACAGACTGTACCTCATGAAACATATGTTTATTTCATGGACTTACTAGCCAAGACAGTCAGGTATAAGTTTTATGTTGGTTCTCACTGCTGTACGATCAACATTATACACATATAACTGTTCCTTTATATGTAGATCACTTCTCTTGGTGGTTCAAGTTAATGTTGCCACAATGTTCAGACTAGCTTCTACTTTTTCCCAATTTAAAAGACGTGAACTGGCTTTACTCTAGGTCCTTCACCTGTTTAGCATTTGTGCCAGGGTTTATTTGACCTGAAATAAGGGTCGTCTCTTATAATTCATGCTGTGTGATTACTGCAAGGTATGATTAGAACAGTGTGTGCATGGTATTTTTCTGATTAGATTTTGTAACTCTCTTCCCTTTCACTGCATTACTCTGACATGTAAAAGGGCAGGAAATAGAAATTCAAGTAAGAGAGTATCTCATAAGCATGCATTTATGTTATAAAAGGTTGGTTGATTAGTCTGAATTGCTTCGAGATTTCTGCTTTGCCTTTCAACTTTCTGTCCTAGTTTTTTCACCTAAACATCTCTttagattttttcttctcttcttttagCTGTAACTTTTGGGCTCATTggttaaacaaatttatatcAGTCATTGACTTAAATTGCCAAATCATGCTGCCTTCTCTCAATGTGCTAAAACACGTTCTTGACCTGGTTCGGACTTGTTTATTTGGCTGTCATTGGTAGAGATGAGATAGCTGGATGCAGTGAAAAGGCTTATGACTCTCTTTCATTGAATGATGCTCGGCAAATGCTGCTATTTTCTTCAGACAAAGAATTacttgaatatattaatgagGTAAAACTTCTCAtactttgtttcttttcccTACTTGCTACTCACCCTGCTTAATCCCTTTGTCCTTCCATGCACATCTCACTTTACTGGTGATTTTACGGGATTTGTATAGGAGTACCTCCCACTTGGATTTAAAGTTTTTTTCACTATTATCTTCTTGCTATTTGAATATCAGAgcatttaaaatcattttgatATTGGGAAATTGCAGGAGCACCCTGAGTGGGAGATCAAGAACGGGTCTGTCTTTTTCCAAAGAGCTAAAGAATCAGTACCTTGCAAGGAGATCCCATCTTTGCAGCTGATCAACCAGACACTCAGTTACGCAAGAGAGTTGGAGCGAATTGTGTAACGGATGTGCCTTCCCCCTAATATTTGTTCTTCCTTCTGTTTTTAATCTTCTCAAGTGGTGTTGCTTTCATGGAGGTTTCTTAACTAGCAGGATAATGGTGATGGAAATTATTTCATAGTTGATGAAGAAAATCACTGTGTATTCACTCGGTCATTTTCAGAACTGGCTGGCTGGAAGTACTAcatttgctttaattaattcttcaaaCTGTGGTACCATTGATCAGCTGCCTTCTTATTTTGCCCAAGAATACCTCTTTTAGTCCCAAGAGGAGCTAAAAGAGCTCCGTGCCCCTTTAATGTCTCTATGAAGTATATAAGGAAGTTGCTAGTGAAAATATTGAGTTGGTGTTATTTTAccattgaatttaaattccaGGATTTGGTTAGATATTTGGTAATTTGAAGATTCAGGGTTCCTGGGTTGGACAGAATTTGGGTTTGTGGAAATGTGGGATCGGTCCGTTGAGGGTCTTATGAATTCGAGATAGGACCTGGTTTTATACTTGTTAGACCCACTCCATAATTTGAAAGTTACCTTTTACAATTTTCTATtatgagaagaaaatttaaacaaattaattagttatgacttcttaaatttatattttaatcttgtattaattaagattatatttggattgatatatttgaatttggcaaaataagttcaaatgacgaatttgaaatccatcaatgttttgttttcaaatttaaagtggaatatctgattttttttaatttaaaactatccaaataaattttagaaattcttattagaatttaaaattcatcattccAAAGTTACCAAACAATTTGGACAATTCACTGAGGTCAATTTAATTGCTGCAGCGGATCTATATTTTTGTCCAACTTACAGAAAGTTACTGAAATGTTACCCAGGAAATGCAGCAGACCAAAAGCACGTGTAATATGAATGTAAAAAGCATTAGTGCTGCAGAGCAATTTCCAAATATAAACACGGATGACAGTACCATGTCCACCCAGATCATATTCAGCAAAATGCTATATGTCATAAATTAAGGCAAAATATCCCATTTTAAGAGGGATATAGAGCCATCTTACCCGCTCTACGTACCATCTCTACTCCTAGGCGATAAAAGATTGCTCAAAATGACAACAATAAGTAGTATTTGACACACACATCCTAAGACTGAAACGGTaagatttgattaattttgttgaCTAAAATACTAATGTGAATCAGAGGTTTTCTGTCACTAGAAGTTACGTTAAGCCATGTAACTCAGTTAGCAGCCCCCATGCCAAAAACTCATTGGCTACTCTGTGTGATCTGCTTGGCCAAGGTGTTGAGCATCATCACCTGAGTGTCGATCATCCTGACCGCACCTTGGATCCTCTTGTCGAGGAAGTTCACCAAGCCTCTCCTGCAAGATCAAACCCCAGTGACTTGCCAGTAGaatttttgtcataaaaatgCCCACCAGAATGGTATATCCTAGTCCCTTTGGGGACTTTAGTATAGGATAACCGAGCAACAAAGAATTATGCATACAGGTGAATATTATACTTTGCTAAATGAACCCCAAAAGTAACGATAGTAAGTAGCCCAATCGTTATAAGGATAACTAGCACCAAGCAAATGCCAAGCAACATCAGGAGCTTGATCAAGTACCCATTATACCTTAAGAGATGCATTCTGCGCGAGGAGGTGCTCATACTCGCCCCTTATATGAGCCAGTTCTGCCCTGAGGGAagcattttcttctttcaaagTTTCAGCACGGCGGGCCAGTTCATCACATTCTGCCTGAATCCCCACAGAAATACTGTGCCTTAGCCTGGTGCCTGTTCAATAAAGATGCAACAAAAGGGAACTAACAGTTAACTACCTGCTTGCGCAATCTGGACCGGCGAGCAGATTCCCTGTTTGACTGCTTTCTTCTCTGTCTTTTAAGTTCCCTTTCATCCTGAATTTACAGGAAATATATAGGTGGTCATGGTCACTAAATGAGATTAAATGTAACCCAGAATATTTCTTCTTCACGCACGGATATAGACTGTAGAACTATTGGGCTGGAGATTCTCAGTTGATGAGACACATTACATGCTAATCTCAACataaacaagagaaaaagttTGCCTTTGCTCAGACTGGAGATAACTGGAATCTGTTTGTCATGTTCACATCTTCTCACCTTAAGGTCATCATACCACTAGACCAAATTACCCATCAAACTAGTCAAGCAAGAATCATTCAGAAAACCAAATCTGAATACTGGATGGCAATTCTACTTCCCAATGCTATTccaatgaaataaaatgaaatggaaaattgttactattatgtgaataaaagagaaagagaaaccTGTATCCAAAGCTGTGACTGTACGCCATCCCGTGATCCAGTGGGGACAATTCCTCCTTGAACTGGAGTAGAGGGCACCTTCCCATGCATTGCAGGAGCGGCAGATGTTG encodes:
- the LOC105159257 gene encoding 26S proteasome non-ATPase regulatory subunit 8 homolog A, with product MDPKITEVSQVFERFKAAFVRKDFDTCTSLLSQLKVLLTGFKSLPPLFEETPNAIHELTLARDIYEHAVVLSVKTEDQDAFERDFFQLKPYYTDSRGRLPPSPQEYPILGLNLLRLLVQNRIAEFHTELELLSPSALDNPCIKHAVELEQSFMEGAYNRVLSARQTVPHETYVYFMDLLAKTVRDEIAGCSEKAYDSLSLNDARQMLLFSSDKELLEYINEEHPEWEIKNGSVFFQRAKESVPCKEIPSLQLINQTLSYARELERIV